The Akkermansia muciniphila genome contains a region encoding:
- the nrdD gene encoding anaerobic ribonucleoside-triphosphate reductase → MTKQEILSKYAQDRTRCTVYTRVMGYHRPVETFNAGKQGEFHDRVHFVEPGRPCPCSARTEQPR, encoded by the coding sequence ATGACCAAACAGGAAATATTAAGCAAATACGCACAGGACCGGACCCGCTGCACCGTTTACACGCGCGTCATGGGCTATCACCGCCCTGTGGAAACCTTCAACGCCGGCAAACAGGGCGAGTTCCATGACCGCGTCCACTTTGTGGAACCGGGCCGTCCCTGCCCCTGCTCCGCCCGGACGGAACAGCCTCGGTAA
- a CDS encoding ferritin family protein has translation MTKTIENLKAAITGESTASATYAAYAAKAGQEGQPLIQRLFEAASKAESVHAANHNKVLEKLGASMDPIDIQIHVGTTAENLKAAIAGETHEFESMYPEFIAVAEEEGQKAAVRSFTWATEAEKEHADFYAAALKALEDGDTSALPRQYWICLVCGDTFKSLEGVDACPLCGTKAEKFLVIG, from the coding sequence ATGACTAAAACCATAGAAAACCTGAAAGCCGCCATTACGGGAGAAAGCACAGCCTCCGCCACGTACGCGGCCTATGCCGCCAAAGCGGGCCAGGAAGGGCAGCCCCTTATCCAGCGGCTGTTTGAAGCCGCCTCCAAGGCTGAATCCGTACACGCCGCCAACCACAACAAGGTTTTGGAAAAACTGGGCGCCTCCATGGACCCTATCGACATCCAGATTCATGTGGGAACCACCGCGGAAAACCTGAAAGCCGCCATTGCCGGGGAAACCCATGAATTCGAAAGCATGTACCCCGAATTCATCGCCGTGGCGGAAGAGGAAGGCCAGAAGGCCGCCGTCCGTTCCTTCACGTGGGCCACGGAAGCGGAAAAGGAACACGCAGATTTTTACGCCGCCGCCCTCAAGGCCCTGGAAGACGGAGACACCAGCGCCCTTCCCAGGCAGTACTGGATCTGCCTGGTCTGCGGGGACACCTTCAAGTCCCTGGAAGGCGTGGACGCCTGCCCCCTCTGCGGAACCAAGGCTGAAAAATTCCTCGTCATCGGATAA
- a CDS encoding glycoside hydrolase family 88 protein — MRFFFSTKSGWRKSFLMLVLPLLSAGNPASGASADWNEKTIRDNLQLVAEWQAEHPKKRSPLHWTYGAFYSGMVQYGLSVPEGPGLPLLRKAGKEQEWKTLKRHYHADDHAVGHAWMEMAMEDGNPAAAEKIRAVLDKVMNRPSSASLQFQTPRCQDRWSWSDALFMSPPVFVKLAAYTGDRRYLEFMDKEYKLTCDYLFDRKEGLFFRDSRYFTIPAGNGKKMFWSRGNGWVIAGLPLILQDMPADWPTRPFYVDLLKRLAASLKKCQSPDGSWHASLLDPEEPPLKEMSGTLFIVYGMLWGVNQGYLDAKEYLPVIRRAWKAACDSVNAEGALGWVQPIADKPGHYSGEDTEVYGAGAYLMAGTELRKYVIGRDHPQKKTVTVTNPLNMFRPGETVAVPLPPGAAGDAASLRVFDVRHGRVIPHQAVDTDGDGRKDTLLFQGNFRPGTARDFWILDRSSLKAAPSADVCFSRPVPERLDDFAWENDLTAHRIYGPAVARPAPAGEGLVSSGTDVWSKRAGVPVINEFYKKGDYHRDHGSGLDMYNVGPGRGCGGIAVFRDGKPHASGNWASARTLYNGPVQTAFEVVYAPWNIGGGVRVAEKRRVTLDAGSRFSKVRSTLSIQGAETVKAGVGMDTGKGRNNYETVAADRKNGGLITAWSSPRKNDGRFGTAVIVPWLPEGRAVESEGCTYWTREIGNGKAFDWYMGAVWDKASPVKSAADWEAEARRVRECIGNPLRVKVR; from the coding sequence ATGCGTTTCTTTTTCTCTACAAAAAGCGGATGGCGGAAATCCTTCCTGATGCTGGTTCTTCCCCTTCTCTCTGCGGGGAATCCTGCTTCCGGCGCTTCTGCGGACTGGAATGAAAAGACCATCCGGGACAATCTCCAACTGGTGGCGGAATGGCAGGCGGAGCATCCCAAAAAGCGCTCGCCGCTGCATTGGACCTACGGGGCTTTTTATTCCGGCATGGTGCAGTACGGCCTGTCCGTTCCGGAAGGGCCGGGATTGCCGCTGCTGAGGAAAGCGGGGAAGGAACAGGAATGGAAAACCCTGAAACGGCATTACCATGCGGACGATCACGCCGTGGGGCATGCCTGGATGGAAATGGCGATGGAAGACGGCAATCCCGCTGCGGCGGAAAAGATACGCGCCGTGCTGGACAAGGTAATGAACCGGCCTTCCTCCGCCTCCCTCCAGTTCCAGACACCCCGGTGCCAGGACCGCTGGAGCTGGTCGGACGCCCTGTTCATGTCCCCTCCGGTATTCGTGAAGCTGGCGGCCTATACCGGGGACCGCCGTTATCTGGAATTCATGGACAAGGAATACAAGCTCACCTGCGACTATCTTTTTGACCGGAAGGAAGGACTGTTTTTCCGGGATTCCCGTTACTTCACCATTCCGGCGGGCAATGGGAAAAAGATGTTCTGGAGCCGGGGCAACGGCTGGGTGATTGCCGGACTGCCGCTTATTCTTCAGGACATGCCCGCGGACTGGCCCACCCGTCCCTTTTACGTGGACCTGCTCAAGCGCCTGGCGGCGTCCCTGAAAAAATGCCAGTCGCCCGACGGTTCCTGGCACGCCAGCCTGCTGGATCCGGAAGAGCCGCCCCTGAAGGAGATGAGCGGCACCCTGTTTATCGTGTACGGGATGCTGTGGGGAGTGAACCAGGGGTATCTGGACGCGAAGGAATACCTTCCCGTCATCCGCAGGGCCTGGAAGGCCGCCTGTGATTCCGTCAACGCGGAAGGCGCGCTGGGCTGGGTGCAGCCCATTGCGGACAAGCCGGGGCATTATTCCGGGGAGGATACGGAAGTGTACGGCGCGGGCGCTTACCTGATGGCCGGCACCGAGCTGCGCAAGTACGTCATTGGCCGGGACCATCCGCAGAAAAAGACCGTGACCGTCACGAATCCCCTGAACATGTTCAGGCCCGGAGAAACCGTGGCGGTTCCGCTGCCGCCAGGAGCTGCCGGGGATGCGGCGTCCCTGCGCGTCTTTGACGTGCGCCACGGGCGGGTGATTCCTCACCAGGCGGTGGATACGGATGGAGACGGCAGGAAGGATACCCTCCTGTTCCAGGGCAATTTCCGGCCCGGAACAGCCCGTGATTTCTGGATTCTGGACCGTTCCTCCCTGAAGGCGGCCCCTTCCGCGGACGTTTGTTTCAGCCGCCCTGTGCCGGAGCGCCTGGATGATTTTGCGTGGGAAAACGACCTTACGGCGCACCGGATTTACGGCCCGGCCGTTGCCAGACCCGCCCCGGCGGGGGAAGGGCTGGTTTCCAGCGGAACGGATGTGTGGAGCAAGCGTGCGGGAGTTCCCGTCATCAATGAATTTTACAAGAAGGGAGATTACCATCGGGACCACGGCAGCGGCCTGGACATGTATAACGTGGGACCGGGCCGCGGCTGCGGAGGCATTGCCGTGTTCAGGGATGGGAAACCGCATGCGTCCGGCAACTGGGCCAGCGCCCGCACCCTGTACAACGGTCCGGTCCAGACCGCCTTTGAGGTGGTTTATGCGCCGTGGAACATTGGCGGCGGCGTGCGCGTGGCGGAGAAGCGGAGAGTGACCCTGGATGCGGGAAGCCGTTTTTCCAAAGTCCGCAGCACCCTGTCCATTCAGGGAGCTGAAACGGTGAAGGCGGGTGTGGGAATGGATACCGGAAAGGGCAGGAACAATTATGAAACGGTGGCGGCGGACCGGAAGAACGGAGGGCTGATTACTGCGTGGAGCAGCCCCCGGAAGAATGACGGGCGCTTTGGAACCGCGGTGATCGTACCGTGGCTTCCGGAAGGCCGGGCAGTGGAGTCGGAGGGGTGCACCTACTGGACCCGGGAGATCGGGAACGGAAAGGCTTTTGACTGGTACATGGGAGCCGTCTGGGACAAGGCCTCACCGGTTAAATCCGCCGCGGACTGGGAAGCGGAAGCGCGCCGTGTCCGCGAGTGCATCGGGAATCCCCTCCGGGTGAAGGTGCGGTAG
- a CDS encoding anaerobic ribonucleoside-triphosphate reductase activating protein, translating to MGTGRGIADITPLTLLDFPDKVACIFWLRGCNLFCQYCYNVSLVRGTGSPAGDRTDYLDFLRDRVGFLDGVVLSGGECTLCPDLIPICREIRQLGFAIKIDTNGTRPGVVKTLVEEGLCDYIALDYKAPPEQYGAVTGRPDLFPSFSETLDYLIASGTAFEVRTTVHPDLLTEDHVNNIIRDLTKRGYGGNYFVQNFYLTQQTLNSLPAPSRLFDRTRLEAASIPVRFRNFEFVPGED from the coding sequence ATGGGAACGGGCCGGGGCATAGCGGACATCACGCCGCTCACCTTGCTGGATTTTCCGGACAAGGTGGCCTGCATCTTCTGGCTGAGAGGCTGTAACTTGTTTTGTCAGTACTGTTACAACGTCTCCCTGGTCAGAGGAACGGGCTCTCCTGCCGGAGACCGGACGGACTACCTTGATTTCCTCAGAGATCGGGTGGGATTTCTGGACGGGGTAGTCCTGTCCGGCGGCGAATGCACGCTGTGTCCCGACCTTATCCCCATCTGCCGCGAGATACGGCAGCTAGGCTTCGCGATTAAAATAGACACCAACGGCACCAGGCCCGGCGTGGTGAAAACGCTGGTGGAAGAGGGGCTTTGCGACTACATTGCCCTGGACTACAAGGCACCCCCGGAACAGTACGGCGCCGTCACCGGAAGGCCGGACCTCTTCCCCTCCTTTTCTGAAACGCTGGACTACCTGATCGCCTCCGGAACCGCTTTTGAAGTCAGAACCACCGTCCATCCCGATTTATTGACGGAAGATCACGTCAACAACATCATACGTGACTTGACAAAGCGCGGGTATGGGGGCAACTACTTCGTGCAAAATTTCTACCTGACCCAACAAACACTCAACTCTCTTCCCGCGCCAAGCCGGTTGTTTGACCGGACCCGGCTGGAGGCCGCCTCCATCCCCGTCCGTTTCCGCAATTTTGAGTTCGTCCCGGGAGAAGACTGA
- a CDS encoding phosphoethanolamine transferase — protein sequence MTPPHAPTRSVERYADQPGVFSAVFQALRAAFFPRRMRCLWAAGLAAALVVNPYVLNDGQSVLMSCMGIACSASLLCGIILLCLKYRFTAYVVLPAVILFNAGLYMMQMRYGLTLNLSVLSSMAETNFQEACAFCTAATVTGALLLAGFIYLAIYWSRRSLRQKATWGALACIWGLYGIFLLLGIPATSYSSEPLYLYYTSDKAKGWPLVDFVMAYKLADEYITQDASSFNELRNLPSCAEPLSGCDAPDDLAVVFHMGESVRADHLSLNGYHRNTMPLLSREPNVVSFPHATSFGIVTRISAIGMFTDAELSRRRPGHSSFIDLFNKHGFRTVRIMDLCGDSIHDYSLGILTRNCRERKQTLPLHQTPGMMQERTSLVLEESLKQHGRDKQFYVIYNNGSHMAFSYPEQAGRFTPASCNMDDPKAHLEETVNAYDNSIVDLDASVHRMIAQLKDRPAIYFYCSDHGVALGEEGKMFQGHVLPPVYRPAMFVWYSDAFASRYPDMVRALKANRLKAVSHDHIFHTLLSLASIRSEVVRDGLNLASPDARETPAPLQPEMLAEWLAAPAQQQPPR from the coding sequence ATGACCCCTCCCCATGCACCCACCCGTTCCGTAGAACGGTACGCGGACCAGCCAGGCGTTTTTTCCGCCGTGTTCCAGGCTCTGCGCGCCGCGTTCTTCCCGCGCCGCATGCGCTGCCTGTGGGCGGCCGGCCTTGCGGCGGCCCTGGTGGTGAATCCGTATGTACTGAATGACGGCCAGAGTGTGCTGATGAGCTGCATGGGCATCGCCTGTTCCGCCTCCCTGCTCTGCGGCATTATCCTTCTCTGCCTGAAATACCGCTTCACCGCGTACGTGGTTCTTCCTGCCGTCATCCTGTTCAACGCGGGCCTGTACATGATGCAGATGCGGTACGGGCTGACCCTGAACCTTTCCGTCCTTTCCAGCATGGCGGAGACCAATTTCCAGGAAGCCTGCGCTTTCTGCACCGCCGCCACCGTCACCGGGGCCCTGCTGCTGGCGGGTTTCATCTACCTGGCCATTTACTGGAGCCGCCGCTCCCTGCGCCAGAAAGCCACGTGGGGCGCGCTGGCCTGCATCTGGGGCCTGTACGGAATTTTTCTGCTGCTGGGCATTCCGGCCACCTCCTACAGCTCCGAACCCCTTTACCTTTACTACACCTCGGACAAGGCCAAGGGCTGGCCCCTCGTGGACTTCGTGATGGCGTACAAGCTGGCGGACGAATACATCACCCAGGACGCAAGCAGCTTTAATGAGCTCCGGAACCTGCCGTCCTGCGCGGAACCCCTTTCCGGGTGCGACGCGCCGGACGATCTTGCCGTGGTATTCCACATGGGCGAGAGCGTGCGCGCGGACCATCTTTCCCTCAACGGCTACCACCGGAACACGATGCCTCTGCTTTCCCGGGAACCCAACGTGGTTTCCTTCCCCCACGCCACCTCCTTCGGCATCGTGACCCGGATTTCCGCCATCGGCATGTTTACGGATGCGGAACTGTCCCGCCGCCGTCCCGGCCATTCCTCCTTCATTGACCTGTTCAACAAGCACGGCTTCCGCACCGTCCGGATCATGGACCTGTGCGGAGACTCCATCCATGATTATTCCCTGGGCATCCTGACCCGGAACTGCCGGGAACGGAAACAGACGCTGCCCCTGCACCAGACGCCCGGAATGATGCAGGAACGCACCTCCCTGGTGCTGGAGGAATCCCTGAAACAGCATGGACGGGACAAGCAGTTTTACGTCATTTACAACAACGGCAGCCACATGGCGTTCAGTTATCCGGAGCAGGCCGGGCGCTTTACTCCGGCCTCCTGCAACATGGATGACCCCAAGGCCCATCTGGAAGAAACCGTCAACGCGTACGATAATTCCATCGTGGACCTGGACGCGTCCGTCCACCGCATGATTGCGCAGTTGAAAGACAGGCCTGCCATTTATTTTTACTGTTCCGACCACGGGGTAGCCCTGGGGGAAGAGGGAAAAATGTTCCAAGGGCACGTACTGCCTCCGGTTTACCGCCCCGCGATGTTCGTCTGGTATTCCGACGCCTTCGCCTCGCGCTATCCGGACATGGTGCGCGCCCTGAAGGCCAACCGCCTGAAAGCCGTTTCCCACGACCACATTTTCCACACTCTTCTTTCCCTGGCTTCCATCCGCTCGGAAGTCGTCAGGGACGGCCTGAACCTGGCCTCTCCGGACGCCCGGGAAACCCCAGCGCCCCTCCAGCCGGAAATGCTGGCGGAGTGGCTGGCCGCACCCGCGCAGCAACAGCCGCCCCGGTAA
- a CDS encoding ribonucleoside triphosphate reductase: protein MATSIIKRSGKKEQYQGYKIEEAIKNAFHSSGTAYNRSIYEEVEAKLTHQDSAHVEEIQDMIERALFRCGYFDTAKTFITYRFLHKMQREQLGGLYSGNTYVDCKQTVEEYIGQSDWRIAANSNTTYSNAGLINNTAGKVIANYWLDQVYSAREGAAHREGDYHIHDLDCLTGYCAGWSLRNLLNEGFNGVRSRVNSRPPRHFREALGQMANFLGILQSEWAGAQAFSSFDTFLAPYAFKDQADFTRIKKDIRSFVYNLNVPSRWGQSPFTNVTIDWTVPRDLRDQAPFSGGEHLFEGMEDPDLLALARERGADKLTELTYKHFQKEMNLINKAFYEVLTEGDSTGQPFTFPIPTVNITEDFDWEGENVPLLFENAAKIGSSYFQNFIGSQYTVNENGERVPDERAYKPDAVRSMCCRLQLDLRELLKRGGGLFGSAEMTGSIGVVTINLARLGYLFKQNREALFARLGELLDLAKSCLEKKRAFVQEMYDRGLYPYTRRYLPTFRNHFSTIGVNGMNELLRNFSNDTMDITSEQGRAFAEEILEFIRLRMQEYQEETGNLYNLEATPAEGTTHRFAREDQKRYPDILQAGPVGQRYYTNSSQLPVDHTSDLFRALQLQDELQCCYTGGTVFHMYMNEAISSPEACRNIVRKVLTRFRMPYLTVTPLFSVCEKHGYLRGEHQYCPFCDEELLHIHRHE from the coding sequence ATGGCAACAAGCATCATCAAACGTTCCGGAAAAAAGGAACAATACCAGGGCTATAAAATTGAGGAGGCCATCAAAAACGCCTTCCACAGCTCCGGAACCGCCTACAACCGTTCCATTTATGAGGAAGTGGAGGCCAAGCTGACCCACCAGGACAGCGCGCACGTGGAAGAAATCCAGGACATGATTGAACGCGCCCTGTTCCGGTGCGGATACTTTGACACGGCCAAAACCTTCATCACCTACCGCTTCCTGCACAAAATGCAGCGCGAACAGCTCGGCGGCCTGTATTCCGGCAACACGTACGTGGACTGCAAGCAGACGGTGGAAGAATACATCGGCCAGAGCGACTGGCGCATCGCCGCCAACTCCAACACCACGTATTCCAACGCCGGGCTGATTAACAACACGGCGGGCAAGGTGATCGCCAACTACTGGCTGGACCAGGTTTACTCCGCCCGGGAAGGCGCCGCCCACCGTGAAGGGGACTACCACATCCATGACCTGGACTGCCTGACCGGGTATTGCGCCGGGTGGAGCCTCCGCAACCTGCTCAATGAGGGATTCAACGGCGTGCGCAGCCGCGTGAACAGCCGCCCCCCGCGCCACTTCCGGGAAGCCCTGGGCCAGATGGCCAACTTCCTGGGCATTCTGCAAAGCGAATGGGCGGGCGCTCAGGCGTTCAGCTCCTTTGACACCTTTCTGGCGCCCTACGCCTTCAAGGACCAGGCGGACTTCACGCGCATCAAGAAGGACATCCGCAGCTTTGTCTACAACCTGAACGTGCCCTCCCGCTGGGGGCAGTCCCCCTTCACCAACGTCACGATTGACTGGACCGTGCCGCGCGACCTGCGGGACCAGGCCCCCTTCAGCGGCGGGGAGCACCTCTTTGAAGGGATGGAGGACCCGGACCTTCTGGCCCTGGCGCGGGAACGCGGCGCGGACAAGCTGACGGAACTGACCTACAAGCACTTCCAGAAGGAAATGAACCTGATCAACAAGGCCTTTTACGAGGTGCTCACGGAAGGGGACAGCACGGGACAGCCCTTCACCTTCCCCATCCCCACCGTCAACATCACGGAAGACTTTGACTGGGAGGGGGAAAACGTGCCCCTCCTGTTTGAAAACGCCGCCAAGATCGGCTCCTCCTACTTCCAGAACTTCATCGGCAGCCAGTACACCGTGAATGAAAACGGGGAACGCGTGCCGGACGAACGGGCCTACAAGCCGGACGCGGTGCGCTCCATGTGCTGCCGCCTGCAACTGGACCTGCGGGAGCTGCTCAAACGCGGCGGCGGCCTCTTCGGCTCCGCGGAAATGACCGGTTCCATAGGCGTGGTGACCATCAACCTGGCCCGGCTGGGCTACCTCTTCAAGCAGAACCGGGAAGCCCTGTTCGCCCGGCTGGGGGAACTGCTGGACCTGGCCAAATCCTGCCTGGAAAAGAAAAGGGCCTTCGTGCAGGAGATGTATGACCGCGGCCTGTACCCCTACACCAGGCGCTACCTGCCCACCTTCCGCAACCACTTCTCCACCATCGGAGTCAACGGCATGAACGAGCTGCTGCGCAACTTCTCCAACGACACGATGGACATCACCTCCGAACAAGGCAGGGCCTTTGCGGAAGAAATCCTGGAATTCATCCGCCTGCGCATGCAGGAGTACCAGGAGGAAACGGGCAACCTGTACAACCTGGAAGCCACGCCCGCGGAAGGCACCACGCACCGCTTCGCCCGCGAGGACCAGAAACGCTACCCGGACATCCTCCAGGCGGGGCCCGTGGGGCAGCGCTACTACACGAACAGCTCCCAGCTTCCCGTGGACCATACGAGCGACCTGTTCCGGGCGCTCCAGCTCCAGGACGAACTCCAGTGCTGCTATACGGGGGGAACCGTCTTCCACATGTACATGAATGAAGCCATCAGCTCCCCGGAAGCCTGCCGGAACATCGTCCGCAAGGTGCTGACCCGCTTCCGCATGCCGTACCTGACCGTCACTCCGCTCTTCTCCGTCTGCGAGAAGCACGGCTACCTGCGCGGGGAACACCAGTACTGCCCCTTCTGCGATGAAGAGCTGCTCCACATTCACAGGCATGAATAA
- a CDS encoding TrkA C-terminal domain-containing protein has product MFDILLNHNTLVLFGIIFFGIALGSIKIYGLNLGLSGVLFVALAAGHYRLAIPNGVGQLGLALFVYCVGLSAGNRFFSAIAKQGSKLAVMSVVIVGVSALFTCLFGIWFEVPAGISSGIFAGACTSTPALAAATESLPGASGSGVSIGYGIAYPFGVVGVVLFVQLLPRLLHFDLNKEAKAMHSKQEASIISRLVRVTQPNLIGQNIADCKLLDGLHCMVTRVVRNDRLMPLTPEDTFREGTEVLIVGNSDTMPHDAAFLGEVCDNPYPMDSQKERRKLILTNKNYAGRKLRDLKTLRTDGVIISRISRLGFTFVPTGDTTLERNDVLTVVGSPENLTKYGDKIGHRSQDMNQTDLLSLGFGLSLGIILGLVNFSLGNGLGISLGIAGGPLIVALLLGHFGRLGPIVGYIPRPTRLLLQDLGLVFFLADAGIKGGADLVTTVATHGAAVFIMGVIVTCSGMFAGYFVGMKVFKMNILECLGGICGGMTSTPALGAIASKTDSQAPVVSYATAYPVALILMTIIAKVIIQTIGGVVGI; this is encoded by the coding sequence ATGTTCGACATCCTGCTCAATCACAACACCCTGGTTCTCTTCGGAATCATCTTCTTCGGCATCGCCCTTGGCAGCATTAAAATATACGGCCTGAACCTCGGCCTCTCCGGCGTGCTCTTCGTCGCCCTGGCCGCCGGGCACTACCGTCTGGCCATCCCCAACGGCGTAGGGCAGCTGGGCCTGGCGCTTTTCGTTTACTGCGTGGGCCTGAGCGCGGGCAACCGCTTCTTCTCCGCCATCGCCAAGCAGGGCAGCAAGCTGGCAGTCATGTCCGTGGTCATTGTAGGCGTTTCCGCCCTCTTCACCTGCCTGTTCGGCATCTGGTTCGAGGTGCCCGCGGGAATCTCCTCCGGCATCTTCGCCGGAGCGTGCACCAGCACCCCGGCGCTGGCGGCGGCCACGGAAAGCCTGCCGGGAGCCTCCGGCAGCGGCGTCAGCATCGGCTACGGCATCGCCTACCCGTTCGGCGTGGTGGGCGTGGTCCTGTTCGTCCAGCTTCTGCCGCGCCTGCTGCACTTTGACCTGAACAAGGAAGCCAAGGCCATGCACTCCAAGCAGGAGGCCAGCATCATCTCCCGCCTGGTCCGCGTCACGCAGCCCAACCTGATCGGCCAGAACATTGCGGACTGCAAGCTGCTGGACGGCCTGCACTGCATGGTCACCCGCGTGGTGCGCAACGACAGGCTGATGCCCCTGACGCCGGAAGACACGTTCCGGGAAGGAACGGAAGTCCTCATTGTGGGCAACAGTGATACGATGCCGCACGACGCCGCCTTCCTGGGGGAAGTATGTGACAACCCCTACCCCATGGACTCCCAGAAGGAGCGCCGCAAGCTGATCCTGACCAACAAGAACTACGCCGGGCGCAAGCTCCGCGACCTGAAAACCCTGCGTACGGACGGCGTGATCATCTCCCGCATCTCCCGCCTGGGCTTCACCTTCGTCCCCACCGGGGACACCACGCTGGAGCGCAATGACGTGCTGACCGTGGTGGGTTCTCCGGAAAACCTCACCAAGTACGGGGACAAAATAGGCCACCGCAGCCAGGACATGAACCAGACGGACCTTCTTTCCCTCGGGTTCGGCCTCTCGCTCGGCATCATTCTGGGGCTGGTCAACTTCAGCCTGGGCAACGGCCTGGGCATCTCCCTGGGGATTGCCGGCGGTCCGCTGATCGTGGCCCTGCTGCTGGGCCACTTCGGCCGCCTGGGGCCCATCGTGGGCTACATCCCGCGGCCCACCCGCCTTCTTTTACAGGATCTGGGTCTGGTCTTCTTCCTGGCGGACGCCGGCATCAAGGGCGGCGCAGACCTGGTCACCACCGTAGCCACACACGGCGCGGCGGTCTTCATCATGGGCGTCATCGTCACGTGCTCCGGCATGTTCGCCGGGTACTTCGTGGGCATGAAGGTCTTCAAGATGAACATCCTGGAATGCCTGGGCGGCATCTGCGGCGGCATGACCTCCACCCCGGCCCTGGGCGCCATCGCCAGCAAGACGGACTCCCAGGCTCCCGTGGTCAGCTACGCCACCGCCTACCCCGTGGCCCTCATCCTGATGACCATCATCGCCAAGGTCATCATCCAGACCATTGGCGGCGTGGTGGGTATTTAA